The stretch of DNA CTCCAATTCGAGTACTAACTGCTCGGTCTCCTGCAACGACGGATCACCCGCCATGAGATAGGTAATCAGCGCCTTCTGCCCCGTCGTCTTCAACCGACTAAATGTGTGATCCAAACGATTCATTTTTCAGGAATGCCTCCGCATGTCTTTCGTACCTCGTCGTTCGTCACTCGTCCTTCGTCCGAAAAAGAGTCTATGACAGATAGCGTATGGTCAACGATGGCGCGTAGGAGTCTTGTAACCAACTATACGCCATGAGCCATAGGCTCCGGTCTCCTACGAGAGACGCTTCACGAGAGACGTCTCACGTGATCGGATTACAGCGTCACGCCTTTGATTCTCGCCACCTGCTGCACATCCTTATCACCCCGCCCAGACAGGTTCACGATCAGGACCTGGCTCTTCTTCATGGTGGGCGCACACTTCACCACCTCGGCAATGGCGTGGGCACTTTCCAACGCAGGCATGATCCCCTCCTCCCGTGCGAGCAGATCGAATGCCGCTAAGGCTTCGTCATCCGTGACCGACGTATATTGGGCGCGGTTGGTTTCCTTATAGTAGCTGTGCTCCGGCCCCACCGCCGCATAGTCCAAACCAGCTGAGACGGAATGGGTGAGATTCACCTGGCCGTTCTCATCCTGCAACAGATAGGTCATGGTCCCTTGAAGCACGCCGGGTCGACCGCCTGCGAATCGGGCCGCATGTTTGCCGCTCTCAACACCCAACCCGCCGGCTTCCACCCCGACCATTCTGACTTTCTTATCTTGGACGAAGGCGTGAAACAACCCCATCGCGTTGCTGCCGCCGCCGACACAGGCGATCAGACAATCGGGAAGGCGACCTTCCGCCGCAAGGATTTGCTTCCGGGCTTCACGTCCGATCACAGATTGAAAATCTCGGATCATCATCGGGTACGGATGCGCGCCCAGGACCGACCCCAACACGTAGTGCGTGGTCCGCACATTCGTCGTCCAATCCCGCATCGCTTCGCTGATGGCATCCTTCAATGTGCGGCTGCCGGCATCCACGCCGGTGACCGTCGAACCAAGGAGTCGCATGCGGAACACGTTCAGCGCCTGCCGCTGCATATCTTCCGTGCCCATGTAGATCTCGCATTCGAGACCGAACATCGCGGCCACCGTGGCCGTCGCCACTCCATGCTGGCCCGCGCCGGTCTCCGCAATGAGGCGAGGTTTTTTCATGCGTTTCGCCAGAAGCGCCTGCCCGATCGCATTGTTGATCTTATGGGCACCGGTATGACACAGGTCTTCACGTTTCAGATAAATCTTCGCGCCGCCCAACCGCTTTGTGAGTCGCTGCGCAAAGTATAGGGGCGTCGGCCGCCCGACATACTCTTTCAAATAATGCCTGAGTTCGGCTTGAAATCCCTTCTCCCGACGCGTGCGCTGATAGACCTCTTCCAACTCCAGCAGCGCGGGCATCAGGGTCTCGGGAACATATCGTCCGCCGTAGGGGCCGAACCGCCCATGTCGATCTGGTATCGCCATGTCTCTTCCTTCAGCTAGTCGTAAAAAATAAAAGTATAGACGCTACCCTAGCGGGAGACAAGCCTGACGGCCTGCACAAAAGCCCGGACCTTCGCATGATCCTTCCGACCCGGCGAGGCCTCGACTCCGCTGCTGACATCGACGCCATATGGCCGCACCTGCTCGATGGCCTGCGCGACATTCTCCGGCGTCAACCCTCCGGCCAGGAGGATACGTGTCACCGCTGCCGCTTCGGCGGCCAGCGACCAATCGGCCACCTGGCCGGTCCCGCCATAGGCGTCTGGCGAAAACGCATCCACCAGAAATCCCCGCACGCCGGCGCGGCCTTGAAACTCAGCCAAGGCCAGAAACGAGTGCCGATCCCGGAGACGAATCGCCTTCAGCATGGGTCGCCCCAGCTGCTCACAATAGGCCGCAGTCTCATCGCCATGGAGTTGCGCAAGAGCCAGGCCACAGCTGTCCATCACATCGCGCACCACTTTCGCATCTTCATTCACGAACACTCCGATCGGCAACACAAACGGGGGTAGCTCCTTCACGATGGCCTTCACCACCGCCATGTCCGCGCAACGAGGGCTCTTCTTATGAAACACAAACCCCACCGCGTCCGCGCCGGCTTCCACTGCCACCGCCGCATCCTCGGCATTCGTCAGACCGCAGATTTTGACCTTCACCGCCATCACGTCAGCAACTCGTCTTGCTCTTCTGCGTGCCGTAGAACCCGCGATAGGACCACTGGCAAGCCTGTCCTTTACCGTTGAACGTCAAGCCGATCAAATCCTGCCGCCCGTCCTGCTGAGCAATCGACCACTCGCATACTTCGCCGCCATCCTTGAACGAATGGCACCGCGTGGGAATGCCCATTTCCTTGATGCGGTCGTCTTTGCTGCTGCCCATCCAGGAGTCCCACTTCGGGGAATATTCATGGATCTCCTGATTCACGCAACCGGCTAAGGTCAGTAGCGCCGCCATCATAGCGAGAGAACATCGCGTCTTCATGGCTTCTCCTTGTTGGATTCATCACCCAGCAACTCCCGAATCTTCACGCCAATATCCTGCGCTCGGATCAATGACTCGCCGATCAGCATGGCATGAACGCCGGCCTCCACCAACCGCGTGACATCCTCCCGCTTGTGAATCCCGCTTTCGCTCACGATCAGCTTGTCACCGGGAATGCGCTTCGCCAATCGTAGGGTCACGCCCAGGTCCGTCGAGAAGGTCTTGAGGTCACGATTGTTGATGCCGATCATCCGCACATCCGGGAGCCATTCCAACACGGTATCGAGTTCTCGCTCATGGTGCGTCTCCACCAGCACATCGAGCGACAACTCTTTCGCCAGGGCCGAAAAGTCGATCAGTTGGCGTTTCTCCAGACCGGCCACAATCAACAAGACCGCATCGGCGCCATAGGCCCGGGCTTCGTAAAATTGAATGTCCGCCACCATGAATTCTTTATTCAGCGCAGGCAGGCCGACGTTCCGTTTCACCTCAGCGAGATACTCCAGGCTGCCCTGAAAAAAATCCTTATCCGTCAGCACGGAGACAGCCGCGGCCCCATGCTCCCGATAGGCTTCGGCGATGGCCACCGGCTCAAACCGCTGTTCAAACTCGGGGCGCAACAGGCCCAAGCTCGGTGAGGCCTTCTTGACCTCCGCGATCAGTGCGGGCCTGGTCGGTGTTCGTCGCGCGTCGAGGTTCACCGCAAACCCCAGCGTCGGACCGGCGTCGCGAATTTTAGTCTTCAGATCCGCGAGGTACCCGCGGCTGTTCTTGTGGCGAATTTCTGCCCTTTTATGTTCGAGAATACGATCGAGAATCACAATGTCACGAGGCCTTCTTGGTAAATGCGATGAGCTGTTCCAGTTTCTCCATCGCCGCACCCGAGTCGATGGTCTGCTGAGCCAGTTGAAACCCTTCCTGCAACGTCTTCGCCTTGTGCCCGGCCACGAACGCCGGCGCGGCGTTCAGACACACAATGTCGCGCTTCGGCCCTTTCCGTCCCCGAAAAATATCGCGCGTGATGGCGGCATTGTCCTCCGCACTCCCACCGACTAACTCTTTCGGCCTGACGCGCGTGAGCCCGAATTCCGTCGGATCGATCGTGTAACTCGATACGACACCGGCTTTGCCTTCTGAAATGCGTGTCCGGTCCGTGACGGTGATCTCATCCAGGCCATCCATACCGTGCACGACAAAACAATGTTGCGCACCCAGGTGAAGCAGCACCTTGGCCAACACCTCCGTCAGGCCGGCGTCGAAGACACCCACGACCTGGATGCGAGCGCCGGCCGGATTGGTCAACGGACCCAGGATATTCAGCATCGTACGAATCCCCAGCTCCTGCCGCGGCTGGGCGCAGTGTTTCATCGCGCTGTGGTAGAGCGGCGCGAAGAGAAACCCAATTCCCACCTCGTTCACACAATCGGCGACCCGATCAGGTGGCAAATCGATCGCCACACCTAACGCCGCCAGCACATCGGCACTGCCTGATTTGGACGAAACCGACCGGTTCCCATGCTTCGCGACGGTCAGACCGGCGCCCGCCACCACAAACGCCGCAGTCGTCGAAATGTTGAAAGTATGAGCCCGATCGCCGCCGGTCCCGCAGGTATCGACCACCTGGGAGTCTCTGACGCGGATCTTCGTCGCGCGGGCCCGCATGGCCTGCACCGAGCCGGCGATCTCC from Nitrospira sp. encodes:
- the trpB gene encoding tryptophan synthase subunit beta codes for the protein MAIPDRHGRFGPYGGRYVPETLMPALLELEEVYQRTRREKGFQAELRHYLKEYVGRPTPLYFAQRLTKRLGGAKIYLKREDLCHTGAHKINNAIGQALLAKRMKKPRLIAETGAGQHGVATATVAAMFGLECEIYMGTEDMQRQALNVFRMRLLGSTVTGVDAGSRTLKDAISEAMRDWTTNVRTTHYVLGSVLGAHPYPMMIRDFQSVIGREARKQILAAEGRLPDCLIACVGGGSNAMGLFHAFVQDKKVRMVGVEAGGLGVESGKHAARFAGGRPGVLQGTMTYLLQDENGQVNLTHSVSAGLDYAAVGPEHSYYKETNRAQYTSVTDDEALAAFDLLAREEGIMPALESAHAIAEVVKCAPTMKKSQVLIVNLSGRGDKDVQQVARIKGVTL
- a CDS encoding phosphoribosylanthranilate isomerase; protein product: MAVKVKICGLTNAEDAAVAVEAGADAVGFVFHKKSPRCADMAVVKAIVKELPPFVLPIGVFVNEDAKVVRDVMDSCGLALAQLHGDETAAYCEQLGRPMLKAIRLRDRHSFLALAEFQGRAGVRGFLVDAFSPDAYGGTGQVADWSLAAEAAAVTRILLAGGLTPENVAQAIEQVRPYGVDVSSGVEASPGRKDHAKVRAFVQAVRLVSR
- the trpC gene encoding indole-3-glycerol phosphate synthase TrpC, encoding MILDRILEHKRAEIRHKNSRGYLADLKTKIRDAGPTLGFAVNLDARRTPTRPALIAEVKKASPSLGLLRPEFEQRFEPVAIAEAYREHGAAAVSVLTDKDFFQGSLEYLAEVKRNVGLPALNKEFMVADIQFYEARAYGADAVLLIVAGLEKRQLIDFSALAKELSLDVLVETHHERELDTVLEWLPDVRMIGINNRDLKTFSTDLGVTLRLAKRIPGDKLIVSESGIHKREDVTRLVEAGVHAMLIGESLIRAQDIGVKIRELLGDESNKEKP
- the trpD gene encoding anthranilate phosphoribosyltransferase — its product is MIKDAIHTVAERSDLTEQQAEAVMGEIMDGAATSAQIAAYLMGLRMKGETVEEIAGSVQAMRARATKIRVRDSQVVDTCGTGGDRAHTFNISTTAAFVVAGAGLTVAKHGNRSVSSKSGSADVLAALGVAIDLPPDRVADCVNEVGIGFLFAPLYHSAMKHCAQPRQELGIRTMLNILGPLTNPAGARIQVVGVFDAGLTEVLAKVLLHLGAQHCFVVHGMDGLDEITVTDRTRISEGKAGVVSSYTIDPTEFGLTRVRPKELVGGSAEDNAAITRDIFRGRKGPKRDIVCLNAAPAFVAGHKAKTLQEGFQLAQQTIDSGAAMEKLEQLIAFTKKAS